One Plasmodium vinckei vinckei genome assembly, chromosome: PVVCY_09 genomic region harbors:
- a CDS encoding DNA-directed RNA polymerase I subunit RPA2, putative, whose amino-acid sequence MTVITPNNHKTNEENEKEIDRSKTDSRRSSISKNRNNEDNNKKIRRRINIDITDEEIKLHVKIIESLYPNIKLKIDKVINGTYNIFTKFLVQSHIDDFNSFINVYVKNMPETLPVIEYSPNINRYSCLNYEKKPSERIKFYISDIKIKNPVIKSDNGNIRNDYPYLCKLACKTYEGEVLMVINKQYKNEIVQTTVSTGFIPIMVLSDLCNLKNLSKKELTQKGEDESLLGGFFIISGNLKIIRYVICPKYNALLLNEENKVHINCLLSDNSVIINSLAYSKNYEYGYLSRFQGSFIHIPFNVLILCLSPIKKKSYIYNKIKLGIKNENAIKYIENYVNSIFLKNNINEKEVFEKYNLKYIGKYANVSRTIFRYYEGNNYKKGKSIIKYCVLPHLQSNSEKFETVCLMFKQLVLSKFKLINIINKDSLEYHSVTTCSGLLSNILKERILNCFYRMQMLYARSLHKFLEKKYEMFKLNVKQIYLRYKEMILHELSEDHFNQISLNNNDDTLENNKGLTSENDYLNSKMDATKKLRLMFMNEKEKLFESVDGYLREMFSDTRIFVENSKAFTAASFSVSYLFKTGNITSDNIHYQQRSGWAILADEINNLRLLTNFRAIHRGSFFQDVKVLSPRKLLGESWGFICPVHTPDGSPCGLLNHLSQYCYIYNVASNEPHKFNIKMYLKKIGININLDETSGIHTIYENQTIPIIVDSVPITYISENDFKRTVYKLKYAKNHNLYNLKSHFEIIAHLNEQSMMDSIMINTCTGRIIRPLLNLKMKCIEFISPGYQPYVSIAVNYDDIIKNNLARKILKKKENIVNLNSINNTKNTKKMTLKEQYHFFTNKKHNIEKEAEDYNESEIIRKEKKKISKSKNKILNILENKKQYQFHEDEYISSSDYETSSESDKYSDDNMSSTTYIDSDENLNLDIYEQIPQKFEYMELKQTSFLSFLASLTPFSDHNQSPRNIYQCQMLKQTMGIQSLNMFYTFTNKIYRMITPQFPLVVTRDYELYGIDNFPSGTNAVVAILAYTGYDMEDALIINKASSDRGMFRTHIYKTEIIDLNKKTDSYDFVLGNNIRYTTNSLSSKNNNREHKGKFLNKDGLPCINQKMIENNPLYSYINKKNQLTTYEMFKTHGDYYVDCVSNSQNSNNQVAIIRLRTTRPPLVGDKFASRHGQKGVVSRLFPHEDMPFSESGIVPDVIFNPHGIPSRMTIGMLIESICGKAASIYGKRIDATPFRKYTKQKSFNNPWIDSCGVKGFLNKQDENADEKKTTIKNSTENSDTTEISYDEKIDFFAKLLLNKGYDYYGTELLYSGIYGVPLQAHIFFGVIYYQRLRHMAYDKAQVRRTGPVCHLTHQPLKGKKRHGGIRLGEMERDGLISHGCSFIINERFLMNSDGHECFVCPKCGLILSPILQYNCSGKLIKGRSIGGNSKMAVCKSCNVSCKIVYVPYVLRYLLNELICLNITIRLNIQSVESMFGMK is encoded by the exons atgACGGTGATTACACCGAATAATcataaaacaaatgaagaaaatgaaaaagaaatagaCCGTTCTAAAACGGATAGTAGAAGAAGTTCAATTAGTAAAAATCGaaataatgaagataataataaaaagataaGAAGAAggataaatatagatattactgatgaagaaataaaattacatgtaaaaattatagaatCCTTATAtccaaatataaaattaaaaatcgATAAAGTAATTAATGggacatataatatattcacaAAATTTTTAGTTCAATCTCACATTGAtgattttaattcatttataaatgtgtatgtaaaaaatatgcctGAAACATTACCAGTTATAGAATATTCTCCTAATATAAATAGATACTCTTGTTTAAATTATGAGAAAAAACCATCAGAAcgaataaaattttatataagtgatataaaaataaaaaacccagttataaaaagtgataatggaaatataaGAAATGATTACCCATATTTATGCAAATTAGCTTGTAAGACATATGAAGGTGAAGTTTTAAtggtaataaataaacaatataaaaatgaaatagtTCAAACTACTGTAAGTACCGGTTTTATACCTATTATGGTTTTGTCAGATTTatgtaatttaaaaaatttaagtaaaaaagaattaacTCAAAAAGGAGAAGATGAAAGTTTATTAGGAgggttttttattatttccgggaatttaaaaataataagataTGTAATATGCCCCAAATATAATGCATTATTGCTAAacgaagaaaataaagttCACATAAATTGTTTACTAAGTGATAATAgtgttattattaattctttagcttattcaaaaaattatgaatatgGATATTTATCACGATTTCAGGGTtcttttattcatatacCATTTAATGTGTTAATTTTATGTCTGAGtccaataaaaaaaaaaagttacatatataacaaaattaaattgggtataaaaaatgaaaatgcaatcaaatatatagaaaattatgtaaattctatttttttaaaaaataatattaatgaaaaagaagtattcgaaaaatataatttaaaatatataggaaAGTATGCAAATGTTTCAAGAACTATATTTAGATATTATGAaggaaataattataaaaaaggaaaatctATTATCAAATATTGTGTGTTACCACATTTGCAATCTAATTCAGAAAAATTTGAAACTGTTTGTTTAATGTTTAAACAATTAGTTCTAAGCAagtttaaattaattaatataattaataaagatTCTTTAGAATACCATTCTGTAACAACTTGTAGTGGtttattatcaaatattCTTAAAGAAAGAATTCTAAATTGCTTTTATAGAATGCAAATGTTATATGCCAGATCTCTTCATAAatttttggaaaaaaaatatgaaatgtTCAAACTCAATgttaaacaaatatatctaCGTTACAAAGAAATGATATTACATGAACTGAGTGAAGATCACTTCAATCAAATCTCGCTTAACAATAATGACGATACAttggaaaataataaaggatTAACTTCGGAAAATG aCTATCTAAACAGCAAGATGGATGCCACAAAAAAACTCAGACTTATGTTTATGAACgaaaaggaaaaattatttgaaagTGTCGATGGATACTTGAGAGAAATGTTTAGTGATACTCGGATATTTGTTGAAAATTCTAAAGCATTCACAGCTGCATCTTTTTCTGTATCATATCTTTTTAAAACGGGAAATATAACATCTgataatatacattatcAACAAAGAAGTGGGTGGGCTATTTTAGCGGACGAAATTAATAACCTTAGATTGCTAACTAATTTTAGAGCTATACATAGAGGAAGTTTTTTTCAAGATGTTAAAGTTTTATCACCAAGAAAATTGCTAGGAGAATCCTGGGGGTTTATATGTCCTGTCCATACACCTGACGGTTCGCCATGTGGTTTATTAAATCACTTGTCTCAATATTGTTATATCTATAATGTTGCTAGTAACGAACcacataaatttaatataaaaatgtatttaaaaaaaatcggaataaatattaatttagaTGAAACAAGTGGAATACATACTATTTATGAGAACCAAACAATTCCAATCATTGTTGATTCGGTTcctattacatatattagtGAAAATGACTTCAAAAGAACAGTTTATAAACTgaaatatgcaaaaaatCATAATCTATACAATTTAAAGTCACACTTTGAAATTATTGCACACTTAAATGAGCAATCAATGATGGATAGTATAATGATTAATACATGTACAGGCAGAATTATAAGGCCtctattaaatttaaaaatgaaatgtaTTGAATTTATTTCTCCTGGATATCAGCCATATGTTTCTATAGCTGTAAATTAtgatgatataataaaaaataatctgGCTcgaaaaattttaaaaaaaaaagaaaatattgtaaatttaaatagtataaacaatacaaaaaatacgaaaaaaatgaccCTCAAAGAacaatatcatttttttactaataaaaaacataatatagaaaaagaaGCAGAAGACTACAATGAAAGTGAAATTataagaaaagaaaaaaaaaaaatttcaaagagtaaaaataaaatactaaatatactggaaaataaaaaacaatatcaATTCCACGAGGATGAATATATTAGTAGCTCTGATTATGAAACCAGTAGCGAATCGGATAAATATTCAGATGATAATATGTCATCCACAACTTATATCGATAGTGATGAAAACTTAAATTtagatatatatgaacaaattcctcaaaaatttgaatatatggaattaaaacaaacatcttttttatcatttttagcTTCTTTAACACCATTTTCTGATCACAATCAAAGCCCTCGTAATATCTATCAATGTCAGATGCTTAAACAAACAATGGGTATACAAagtttaaatatgttttatacctttactaataaaatttatagaaTGATAACACCACAATTTCCTCTTGTTGTTACAAGAGATTATGAACTTTATGGAATTGACAATTTTCCTAGTGGTACGAATGCTGTTGTTGCTATATTAGCATATACAGGATATGATATGGAAGATGCacttataattaataaagcTAGCTCAGATAGAGGAATGTTTAGAacccatatatataaaacggAAATTattgatttaaataaaaaaacagatTCTTATGATTTTGTTCTAGGTAATAATATTAGATATACTACTAATAGTTTGTCAtcgaaaaataataatcgTGAACATAAaggaaaatttttaaacaaaGATGGTTTACCATGTATAAACCAAAAAATGATAGAAAATAATccattatattcatatataaataaaaaaaatcaattaACTACTTATGAAATGTTTAAAACTCATGGTGATTATTATGTTGATTGCGTGAGTAATTCACAAAATAGCAATAATCAAGTTGCAATAATAAGATTAAGAACAACTAGGCCACCTTTAGTAGGAGACAAATTTGCTTCAAGGCATGGACAAAAAGGTGTTGTCTCGAGATTATTCCCACATGAAGATATGCCTTTTTCAGAAAGTGGAATCGTTCCAgatgttatttttaatccTCATGGTATACCATCACGTATGACAATTGGTATGCTTATTGAAAGTATTTGTGGTAAAGCTGCTTCTATATATGGTAAAAGAATTGATGCTACTCcttttagaaaatatacTAAACAGAAAAGTTTCAATAATCCTTGGATTGATAGCTGTGGAGTAAAGGGATTTCTGAACAAGCAAGATGAAAATGccgatgaaaaaaaaactactATCAAAAATTCCACTGAAAATAGCGACACAACTGAAATTAgttatgatgaaaaaatagattTTTTTGCAAAATTGCTGTTAAATAAAGGATATGATTATTATGGAAcagaattattatatagtgGTATATATGGAGTCCCATTACAagcacatatatttttcggagtaatttattatcaaaGATTAAGGCATATGGCTTATGATAAAGCCCAAGTTAGACGGACAGGACCAGTATGTCATTTAACACACCAACCTCTAAAAGGTAAAAAAAGACATGGTGGTATAAGACTGGGAGAAATGGAAAGAGATGGTTTAATATCGCATGGTTGtagttttataattaatgaaaGATTTTTAATGAATTCAGATGGCCACGAATGTTTTGTTTGCCCTAAATGTGGACTGATATTATCTCCAATTTTGCAATATAACTGTAGtggaaaattaataaaaggaAGGTCAATTGGAGGGAATAGTAAAATGGCAGTTTGTAAATCGTGTAATGTTTCATGCAAAATTGTATATGTTCCTTATGTTTTGCGATATTTATTGAATGAATTAATATGCTTAAATATAACCATACgattaaatatacaatCTGTAGAATCAATGTTTGGCATGAAATAA
- a CDS encoding alpha/beta hydrolase, putative produces MYERFLKKISFVCTNVLPKIAIEEKKEKKGNSFKNSKKCRKKNIDNCRLLLRIEDKPNNKRKKKEKNKLPYYYKKEDRPFLYMIKKKKKKKTTHLFNDIVKTYKDTKFLSDFSLNFLYEFVKDEECLNYLKSKEVCTLLIILSQEFLGNNNNNNSNLNNDSSKESNEDNSDNILFSNERNNKILKLSCYLLKHLSLNKLENELLDDTFMLIFLMKLNYIFNKKKHVKYKDLKDNYSFYFYTLLFYYYLYVFNNINTVALFPNKRIFKCEFKTINELESVYKKYEHTKNNFYNINRYGSYECNSYDISNLKTKNDYINTQKYEDFLKYNYIINFNSLKNKFNIFFKFNDVSNIHFVTKLDKFHVLQINYYYCITKNRSDIIAKSVNKNFPVYFNLLLKLNDSISNKRWNNINENVNNSSNIPTIDHVTNVKTGRKRKDSHGTLSNEKDSEKSRHNDDNKSTNNLLLKNLNNKGKRNKNKILLTELLYQSLDYFTLNEAIQNKRENNNMIDSCLRKIIKHIEKKHKLEYISNPKQLESTENNKNNKDDKNNNNNDNKKGKNEKNEDKILLGVINSDYNAKNKDNLLNREIILKRIDELLRITKKPSLFVNTGLHIIFRNMCINNLNSLNLDLLFLINLYSNNNFKNKFFHYNQNNKPTHLSNKNSEENDNNSKALGNEKKKASIEGNEAEKNNKPSLNEGTNTPASFNAPTSGLPLLGNAISNNDDNNNVETRINIQEPKNKKNNNSDIHKELTYIIKIFANCLSEDKLTFNSLSLLYFMYKNVLLNIMAISFNFLYSLSSEFFFFNDAINLISQYNLKKGQLPSTLYYDSIRAFTNIKSHYKYFLNMTKRKEKEISKENNHEKKMNEPILFSSLYKDIDKFNEQKIAHDKKCNKENNQLKKNNKEIYRTHFELFLEQVDNFLKDQNIWEEINNKDSFGHSYFQIPRRNKKKKLMDESMYMIGKFNYNFYDINDRFIPIYIYAKKNLIKKNKYFRKNWEKRNHNYQWKEKTLEDAQNIIELDKEKDNEINKQCQTKKGKKKKSINVIFVHGLRGHALRTWRCSNIYKGFSDYNFYYKKRNFKNCKTKKEKKNKSNEYQADDKKANELLNNYSYNATEEKTNKENDNSSIHNINNNISTDIVDINSGKEDNNGDDKLMHFLNNADSLKDEKNVIIFDDIKKEIRKYIKIKNNFKLIINDDIIKALMLNYKPNQNIIPMFVKNTSIDKKKFKELFLNNNKLKNELELYNGSVSYLAWPFYILHLNRKKLNVFIFNYFSPLYPIGTYYAQTGFKKDKWNKNVANKNGNDLLSEEKKNENVENSENDIAETNVNENSIYSHLNPLNIFFKKNENTEENGFKEEKYFYTDRMSIDELSNYLLIKLKKLNIGKNNDIVFVGHSMGGLLTQYVLLKDDNILNKTKNVFFYASPHFGSPLSSTSFLLKNFLSPYVIQLNSHNSTLTNLQQNFNQRIKNTDIKVYSFSESEKTPLPFFGLQTMIVPSVFSYLYYSKIFLIIKSCDHLEISKLNSEADVKYYYLNNVLRGMLKERQHQKVVNPK; encoded by the exons atgtacgAAAGGTTCCTAAAGAAGATAAGTTTTGTTTGCACTAATGTATTACCAAAAATTGCGATTGAAGagaagaaagaaaaaaaaggaaacagttttaaaaattcgaaaaaatgtagaaaaaaaaatatagacaaCTGCAGATTATTATTAAGGATTGAAGATAAGCCTAATAATaagagaaagaaaaaagaaaaaaataaattaccatattattataaaaaagaggatcgtccatttttatatatgattaaaaaaaaaaaaaaaaaaaaaactaccCATTTGTTTAATGACATTgttaaaacatataaagatacaaaatttttaagtgatttttcattaaattttttatacgaATTTGTTAAAGATGAAGAGTgtctaaattatttaaaaagcaAAGAGGTGTGTACATTACTAATAATTTTGAGTCAGGAATTTTTAGGAAATAACAATAACAATAACagcaatttaaataatgatagtAGTAAGGAAAGCAACGAAGATAACAGCGACAACATTCTATTTTCGAATGagagaaataataaaattttaaaactaAGTTGCTACttattaaaacatttatcattgaataaattagaaaatgaattattagATGATACATTTAtgctaatatttttaatgaaattaaattatattttcaataaaaaaaaacacgtCAAGTATAAAGATTTAAAGGATAATTACagcttttatttttacacactcttgttttattattatttatatgtgttTAACAATATCAATACTGTGGCATTATTTccaaataaaagaatatttaaatgcgaatttaaaactataaatgaattagaaagtgtatataaaaaatatgagcatacaaaaaataacttttataatataaatagatATGGATCTTATGAATGTAATAGTTATGatatttcaaatttaaaaacaaaaaatgattatattaacacacaaaaatatgaagattttttaaaatataactatataataaattttaatagtttaaaaaataaatttaatattttcttcaaatTTAATGATGTGtcaaatatacattttgtAACAAAATTAGATAAGTTTCATGTTCtacaaattaattattattattgtataacaaaaaatcgGTCTGATATAATTGCAAAATCagtgaataaaaattttcctGTATATTTCAATTTGTTGCTTAAGTTGAATGATAGTATAAGTAACAAACGAtggaataatattaatgaaaatgtaaaCAATAGCAGTAATATTCCTACTATCGATCATGTCACTAATGTAAAAACAGGAAGGAAGAGGAAAGATTCGCATGGCACGCTTAgtaatgaaaaagataGCGAAAAAAGTAGACATAATGACGATAATAAATCCACgaataatttattactaaaaaatttaaataataagggaaaaagaaataaaaataaaatactatTAACAGAGCTTCTATACCAATCTTTAGATTATTTCACGCTAAATGAAgctatacaaaataaaagagagaataataatatgattgATAGTTGCTTaaggaaaattattaagcatatagagaaaaaacataaacTGGAATATATAAGTAATCCAAAACAGTTAGAAAGCactgaaaataataaaaataataaggatgataaaaataacaacaataatgataacaaaaagggaaaaaatgaaaaaaatgaagataaaatattacttGGTGTAATTAACAGTGATTataatgcaaaaaataaagacaaTTTGTTAAACAgagaaattattttgaaaagaATTGATGAGTTATTAAGAATAACAAAAAAGCCATCGTTATTTGTAAATACTGGtcttcatataatttttagaaACATGTgtataaacaatttaaattCACTGAACTtagatttattatttctcattaatttatattcaaataataattttaaaaataaattttttcattataatcaaaataataagccCACACATTTatctaataaaaattcagaggaaaatgataataatagtaaggCATTGGggaatgaaaaaaagaaagcgTCGATTGAAGGTAATGAAGCAGAAAAGAACAATAAACCATCCTTAAATGAGGGTACAAACACCCCAGCTTCTTTTAATGCTCCAACATCAGGTTTACCATTATTAGGAAATGCAATCagtaataatgatgataataataatgtggAAACtagaataaatatacaagaacctaaaaataaaaaaaataataatagtgatATACATAAAGAATTaacttatataattaaaattttcgcTAATTGCTTATCAGAAGATAAATTAACTTTTAATTCGCTTtcacttttatattttatgtataaaaatgtattactaaatataatggcaatctcatttaattttctaTACAGTCTTAGTtcagaatttttttttttcaatgatgcaataaatttaatttcacaatataatttaaaaaaagggCAACTACCATCCACTTTATATTATGATAGTATAAGAGCTTTTACAAATATCAAATctcattataaatattttttaaatatgacaaaaagaaaagaaaaggaaatttcaaaagaaaataaccatgagaaaaaaatgaatgaaCCTATATTATTTAGCAGTTTATACAAAGATATAGACAAATTTAATGAGCAAAAAATAGCACacgataaaaaatgtaataaagaaaataaccaattaaaaaagaataacaAAGAAATATACCGTACACATTTTGAGTTATTTTTAGAACAAGTTGAcaactttttaaaagatcaaaatatatgggaagaaataaataataaagactCATTTGGTCATTCGTATTTTCAAATACCAAgaaggaataaaaaaaaaaaattgatggATGAAAGCATGTATATGATCggtaaatttaattataatttttatgacaTAAACGATAGATTTAttcctatatatatatatgctaaaaaaaatcttataaaaaaaaataagtatttTCGTAAAAACTGGGAAAAAAGAAATCATAATTATCAATGGAAGGAAAAAACCCTAGAAGATGCACAGAATATCATAGAATTGGATAAAGAGAAAGACAATGAAATTAACAAGCAATGCCAAACAAAGAaaggaaagaaaaaaaaaagcataaATGTTATATTTGTACACGGGCTACGAGGGCATGCTCTTCGTACTTGGAGATGTTCGAATATATACAAAGGATTCTCagattataatttttattacaagaaaagaaattttaaaaattgtaaaacgaaaaaagaaaagaaaaataaaagtaatgAATATCAGGCCGATGATAAAAAGGCtaatgaattattaaacAATTATTCTTATAATGCGACagaagaaaaaacaaacaaagAGAATGATAATTCGAGTATACacaacataaataataatatatctacTGATATAGTGGATATAAATTCAGGAAAAGAAGACAACAATGGAGATGATAAGcttatgcattttttaaataatgcaGACAGTTTAAAAgacgaaaaaaatgtaattatatttgatgacataaaaaaagaaataagaaaatatataaaaataaaaaataattttaaattgatAATTAATGATGATATTATTAAAGCATTAATGCTAAATTATAAGCCTAaccaaaatattattcctatgtttgtaaaaaatacaagtatagacaaaaaaaaatttaaagaattatttttaaataataataaattgaaaaatgaGTTAGAGCTATACAATGGCTCTGTCTCTTATTTAGCATGgcctttttatatactccatttaaatagaaaaaaattgaatgtattcatatttaattatttttcccCGTTATATCCAATTGGAACATATTATGCTCAAACtggttttaaaaaagataaatggAACAAAAATGTAGcgaataaaaatggaaatgatttattatctgaggaaaagaaaaatgaaaatgtggaaaatagtgaaaatgatatagcCGAAACGAACGTAAATGAAAACAGCATATATTCTCATTTAAATCcattgaatattttttttaaaaaaaatgaaaatacgGAAGAAAATGGCtttaaagaagaaaaatatttctatacTGATAGAATGTCCATAGATGAGTtatcaaattatttattaattaaattgaaaaaattaaatattggGAAAAATAACGATATTGTATTTGTAGGACATTCCATGGGTGGTTTATTAACTCAGTATGTGTTATTAAAggatgataatattttaaataaaacaaaaaatgtttttttttacgcTTCACCACATTTTGGGTCTCCATTATCTTCAACatcatttcttttaaaaaacttTCTATCCCCATATGTTATTCAACTAAATTCTCACAATTCAACACTAACTAATTTACAACAAAATTTCAATCAGCGAATTAAGAACACAGATATAAAAGTTTACTCTTTTTCTGAATCTGAGAAAACACCACTCCCGTTTTTTG gtCTTCAGACGATGATAGTTCCTTCTGTATTTTCCTACCTATACTATtcgaaaatatttttgattattAAAAGCTGTGACCATTTGGAAATTAGCAAACTAAATAGCGAAGCGgatgtaaaatattattatttaaataatgttttGAGAGGAATGTTAAAAGAAAGACAGCATCAAAAGGTAGTTAAtccaaaataa
- a CDS encoding coatomer subunit delta, putative, translated as MTVISAVISTKNKILVSRQFQNISKYDLDSLAIPFHNLIERERSDHTYIETEKVRYVYQPLDNIYIFLITNINSNIIEDLEIIKVLSQIIQDICQGNINECTILKKCFTIIFYIDELIKNGVREIVNTNQIKAYIEMESHEEKLQTLIRENKEKEEKERRKFIASKLEKDRQKKNKSSSISNNSFISNNIINSVEYNSNLIENFLYRSEEQPTIIDESFNSYKGMQLTNKKENVRILDVVDNSGIENKSNINVNSIFDKPVNIYINENIICTLSSEGTLCDLDIQGVFNLQINNNKYSKIIIQLNNEYADKAKIHPILDKNKYNSNILELKDKNKNFRTSTVYPLLKWKINHLNDMYLPLNISCWPCEDNESTILNLEIENKMKNPNQNIYDLNVNLMCPSSSKPQVISKDQGIIQHDGILLNWHVDTLENNKNCQIEISVNSKPEHIFPFSVEAKSDVLAHNLNVLSVVDEDTNENIEYEIKKSITYLFTVNK; from the coding sequence ATGACAGTGATAAGCGCTGTAATAAGTacgaaaaacaaaattttagTTTCACGGCAGTTTCAGAATATTAGTAAATATGATTTAGACTCTCTAGCGATTCCTTTTCATAACTTGATAGAAAGAGAAAGGAGTGatcatacatatatagaaaCCGAAAAGGTGCGTTATGTATATCAACCAttagataatatatatatattcttaatAACCAATATAAACTCGAATATTATTGAAGatttagaaataataaaagtattAAGCCAAATTATCCAAGATATATGCCAAGggaatataaatgaatgcacaattttaaaaaaatgttttactataatattttatattgatgaattaattaaaaatggcGTAAGAGAAATAGTAAATACGAATCAGATAAAAGCATATATTGAGATGGAATCACATGAAGAAAAGTTACAAACATTGATAAgagaaaataaagaaaaagaagaaaaagaaaggagaaaatttattgcatcaaaattagaaaaagatagacaaaaaaaaaataaaagcagCAGCATTAGTAATAATAGTTTTATATcgaataatattattaatagtgTAGAATATAATTCCAATTTAATAgaaaactttttatatagatCTGAAGAACAGCCAACTATTATTGATGAATCATTCAATTCCTATAAAGGTATGCAgttaacaaataaaaaggaaaatgtTAGAATATTAGATGTCGTAGATAATAGTGgaatagaaaataaatcaaatattaatgttaattccatttttgataaacctgttaatatatatataaatgaaaatattatatgtacacTAAGCTCTGAAGGAACATTATGTGACTTGGATATTCAAGGAGTATTTAATTTACAaatcaataataataaatactcaaaaattattatacaaCTAAATAATGAGTATGCAGATAAGGCGAAAATACATCCAATATtagacaaaaataaatataattctaatatattagaattgaaagataaaaataaaaattttagaaCATCTACAGTATACCCATTgttaaaatggaaaataaacCATCTTAACGATATGTATCTGCCTCTTAATATTAGTTGCTGGCCATGTGAAGATAACGAAAGtacaatattaaatttggaaatcgaaaataaaatgaaaaatccaaatcaaaatatatacgaTTTAAATGTTAATTTAATGTGCCCATCTTCAAGTAAACCACAAGTTATTAGTAAGGACCAAGGAATTATACAGCATGATggaattttattaaattggCATGTTGATActttagaaaataataagaattGTCAAATCGAAATATCTGTTAATTCAAAGCCTGAACacatatttccattttctgTTGAAGCTAAATCAGATGTTCTTGCCCACAATCTTAATGTTCTTAGTGTTGTAGACGAAGATACAAATGAGAATATagaatatgaaataaagaaaagCATAACCTATTTGTTTActgtaaataaataa